In one Thermaerobacter sp. PB12/4term genomic region, the following are encoded:
- a CDS encoding ABC transporter ATP-binding protein, which yields MSDGAAEPSGTAGTAGTGRKEPGAGAWAAYRQLLRPFRTQAVLAVALLLARSGLDLGIPQIFRWLLDVAIPAGDLRRLAMGALVALALVGTRAAVHYAAVYVSFDLTQRVVHDLRVRLYRHILSLPLAFFHRERQGAVVARLTTDIGAVERFVQAVFARLAGEFGGVLAVVATVVALQPALGLGLVLLLPLAGAWFYLQTVRIRSLSREIQAQAGRIGAAATEAVGAIATVKAFGGETREAGRLAAASQRYRALNMARRRFIGRMESGADLMGNLGLLLLFFAGGYLAIAGRLSPGSLAALVLYVRMMLAPVRSLVNFHLILQEGVAAMERVQEILQLPAEGVLPAGGTREAAASGGPDRPLPPAAGGVVREGADQDGRGAVAVPAISGTHPSRPAGGPAFPQGAPRPPGGPGAPGGGGGAGAGGAEARTWPEAAVRPARPSPAGAALELAGVWFRYRPGDPPVLRGVNLRVEPGERIALVGPSGAGKTTLLHLIPRFYDPEQGAVLLNGRDVRRFDLAELRRQVAWVMQDPVLFSGTVADNIAYGCPGASRAAIQRAAELANAAAFIAALPQGYDTPVGERGVRLSGGQRQRIAIARALLRRPRLLLLDEATSFQDAESEERIHQALDLLEAGGCTSIVVAHRLSTALRADRIVVLDGGRVVETGTHAQLIARGGLYARLYRTFFSPRGPGQPRPGLPAGGTGTGD from the coding sequence GTGAGCGACGGCGCCGCGGAGCCCTCTGGCACCGCCGGTACCGCCGGCACCGGCCGGAAGGAACCGGGAGCCGGTGCCTGGGCCGCCTATCGCCAGCTGCTGCGTCCCTTCCGCACCCAGGCCGTGCTGGCCGTCGCCCTCCTTCTGGCCCGGTCCGGGCTCGATCTAGGCATCCCCCAGATCTTCCGCTGGCTTCTCGACGTGGCCATCCCCGCCGGCGACCTGCGGCGCCTTGCCATGGGGGCGCTGGTGGCCCTGGCCCTGGTGGGGACGCGGGCCGCCGTGCACTATGCCGCCGTCTACGTCTCCTTCGACCTGACCCAGCGGGTGGTGCACGACCTGCGGGTGCGCCTCTACCGCCACATCCTGTCCCTTCCCCTGGCCTTCTTCCACCGGGAGCGGCAGGGGGCCGTGGTCGCCCGCCTGACCACCGACATCGGCGCCGTGGAACGGTTCGTCCAGGCGGTGTTCGCCCGGCTGGCCGGCGAGTTCGGCGGCGTGCTGGCGGTGGTGGCGACGGTGGTGGCCCTGCAGCCGGCCCTGGGGCTGGGGCTGGTCCTTCTGCTGCCCCTGGCGGGAGCCTGGTTCTACCTGCAGACCGTGCGGATCCGCAGCCTCAGCCGGGAGATCCAGGCCCAGGCGGGCCGCATCGGGGCCGCGGCCACCGAGGCGGTGGGCGCCATCGCCACGGTCAAGGCGTTTGGCGGTGAAACCCGCGAGGCCGGGCGGCTGGCGGCGGCCAGCCAGCGTTACCGTGCCCTCAACATGGCGCGGCGCCGGTTTATCGGGCGGATGGAGAGCGGTGCCGACCTGATGGGCAACCTGGGCCTGCTGCTGCTGTTCTTCGCCGGCGGTTACCTGGCCATCGCGGGCCGGCTGAGCCCCGGCAGCCTGGCGGCCCTGGTCCTTTACGTGCGGATGATGCTGGCGCCCGTCAGGAGCCTGGTCAACTTCCACCTGATCCTGCAGGAGGGCGTGGCGGCCATGGAGCGGGTCCAGGAGATCCTGCAGTTGCCCGCCGAGGGGGTACTGCCTGCCGGCGGCACCCGGGAAGCAGCGGCCAGCGGGGGGCCGGACCGCCCGCTGCCGCCGGCGGCGGGCGGCGTGGTCCGGGAGGGCGCCGACCAGGATGGCCGGGGGGCCGTAGCCGTACCGGCGATCTCCGGAACCCACCCGTCACGTCCCGCGGGGGGGCCCGCGTTCCCCCAGGGGGCGCCGCGGCCTCCCGGGGGACCAGGGGCGCCCGGGGGAGGTGGCGGCGCCGGGGCCGGTGGGGCGGAGGCCCGGACATGGCCCGAGGCGGCTGTGCGGCCCGCCCGGCCATCGCCCGCGGGGGCGGCCCTGGAGCTGGCCGGCGTCTGGTTCCGCTACCGGCCCGGCGACCCGCCGGTGCTGCGGGGCGTGAACCTGCGGGTCGAACCCGGCGAGCGCATCGCCCTAGTGGGGCCGTCGGGAGCGGGGAAGACAACCCTGCTGCACCTGATCCCCCGATTCTACGACCCCGAGCAGGGGGCCGTCTTGCTGAACGGCCGGGACGTGCGCCGGTTCGACCTGGCCGAGCTCCGCCGCCAGGTGGCCTGGGTGATGCAGGACCCGGTGCTCTTTTCCGGCACGGTGGCGGACAACATCGCCTACGGCTGCCCCGGCGCCAGCCGCGCCGCCATCCAGCGGGCCGCCGAGCTGGCCAACGCGGCCGCCTTCATCGCCGCCCTGCCCCAGGGCTATGACACCCCGGTGGGGGAGCGGGGCGTGCGCCTTTCCGGGGGCCAGCGGCAACGGATCGCCATCGCCCGGGCCCTTTTGCGCCGGCCGCGGCTCCTGCTGCTGGATGAGGCGACCTCCTTCCAGGATGCCGAGTCGGAGGAACGGATCCACCAGGCCCTCGACCTGCTGGAGGCCGGAGGCTGCACCAGCATCGTGGTGGCCCACCGGCTCTCCACCGCCCTGCGGGCCGACCGCATCGTGGTGCTGGACGGCGGCCGGGTGGTGGAAACCGGTACCCACGCCCAGCTCATCGCCCGGGGCGGCCTCTACGCCCGCCTGTACCGCACCTTCTTCAGCCCCCGCGGCCCCGGCCAACCGCGGCCGGGCCTTCCGGCCGGAGGGACAGGCACGGGAGACTAG
- a CDS encoding SRPBCC domain-containing protein, whose amino-acid sequence MDETRAVPLPPIRHSIAVQAPVERVWQAVATAEGLSAWLMPNDLKAEAGHPFTLQTPFGPVPCRVTVVEPPHRLAFRWGGDWEVTLELEPQEGEHPRHPDP is encoded by the coding sequence ATGGACGAGACCCGAGCGGTTCCGTTGCCCCCCATCCGCCACTCCATCGCCGTCCAGGCCCCGGTGGAGCGGGTCTGGCAGGCCGTGGCAACGGCGGAGGGCTTGTCGGCATGGCTGATGCCGAACGACCTCAAGGCCGAAGCCGGCCATCCCTTTACCCTCCAGACCCCCTTCGGCCCCGTTCCCTGCCGGGTCACGGTGGTGGAACCGCCCCACCGGCTCGCCTTTCGCTGGGGCGGCGACTGGGAGGTCACCCTGGAGCTCGAGCCCCAGGAGGGGGAGCACCCGCGTCACCCTGACCCATGA
- a CDS encoding thioesterase family protein produces MALARWTLRLRVRYGETDRMGRAYYARYFDWFTDGRTELIRRLGLSYRRLEDEGVFLPVLEAACRYLRPVDYDDELELDVELVRLTPTRMDFVYRLRAAGSAQVVAEGETRHAFIDTRGRPINLRKARPEVWAQLEGLQLEVPVEAGRPGGGDDGR; encoded by the coding sequence ATGGCCTTGGCCCGCTGGACCCTGCGCCTGCGGGTACGCTACGGCGAGACGGACCGCATGGGCCGAGCGTACTACGCGCGCTACTTCGACTGGTTTACCGACGGGCGCACCGAGCTGATCCGCCGCCTGGGCCTCTCGTACCGCCGCCTGGAGGACGAGGGGGTGTTCCTCCCGGTCCTGGAGGCGGCCTGCCGCTACCTGCGCCCGGTGGATTACGACGACGAGCTGGAGCTGGACGTGGAGCTGGTGCGCCTGACGCCCACCCGCATGGACTTTGTCTACCGGCTGCGGGCGGCCGGCAGCGCCCAGGTGGTCGCCGAAGGCGAGACCCGCCACGCCTTCATCGACACCCGGGGCCGGCCCATCAACCTGCGCAAGGCCCGGCCCGAGGTCTGGGCCCAGCTGGAGGGCTTGCAGCTCGAGGTGCCGGTGGAAGCCGGCAGGCCGGGCGGGGGGGACGACGGCCGGTGA
- a CDS encoding class II fructose-1,6-bisphosphate aldolase, with the protein MPLVTGIELLEDARKRDYAVGAFNVNNMEIIQAIIAAAEEERSPVILQASQGAIKYAGIRYIRALVMAAAEEARVPICLHLDHGPSFEQVMECLRYGFTSVMFDGSHLPYEENVRLTAKAVEAAHAVGVSVEGELGKIGGVEEEIRVEDWDVVLTDPEVVPDFVQRTGVDYLAVAIGTKHGFYKGEPKLDFDRLARIHQLMPDLPLVLHGGSGIPEEHIRRAIPLGVRKINIDTELRAAFVGRAREIMAEKPQEIDPRKILGPAREAMKEKVKEKMRLFGSSGKA; encoded by the coding sequence ATGCCGCTGGTCACCGGCATCGAGCTCCTGGAAGACGCCCGCAAGCGGGACTACGCCGTGGGCGCCTTCAACGTCAACAACATGGAGATCATCCAGGCCATCATTGCCGCCGCCGAGGAGGAGCGCTCGCCTGTGATCCTCCAGGCCAGCCAGGGTGCCATCAAGTACGCGGGCATCCGCTACATCCGCGCCCTGGTGATGGCGGCGGCGGAAGAGGCCCGGGTGCCCATCTGCCTGCACCTGGACCACGGCCCCAGCTTCGAGCAGGTGATGGAGTGCCTGCGCTACGGATTCACCTCGGTGATGTTCGACGGATCCCACCTGCCCTATGAGGAGAACGTGCGCCTGACGGCCAAGGCCGTGGAGGCCGCCCACGCCGTGGGCGTCTCCGTGGAGGGCGAGCTGGGCAAGATCGGCGGGGTAGAGGAAGAGATCCGCGTCGAGGACTGGGACGTGGTGCTGACCGATCCCGAGGTGGTGCCCGATTTCGTCCAGCGCACCGGGGTCGACTACCTGGCGGTGGCCATCGGCACCAAGCACGGCTTCTACAAGGGCGAACCCAAGCTGGACTTTGACCGCCTGGCCCGGATCCACCAGCTGATGCCGGACCTCCCGCTGGTGCTCCACGGCGGCAGCGGCATCCCGGAGGAGCACATCCGCCGGGCCATCCCCCTGGGGGTCCGGAAGATCAACATCGACACCGAACTGCGGGCCGCCTTCGTCGGGCGGGCCCGCGAGATCATGGCGGAAAAGCCGCAGGAGATCGACCCACGCAAGATCCTCGGCCCCGCCCGGGAGGCCATGAAGGAAAAGGTCAAGGAGAAGATGCGCCTCTTCGGCTCCTCGGGTAAGGCGTGA
- the glpX gene encoding class II fructose-bisphosphatase, translated as MERELTLELVRVTEAAALAAARWMGRGDKEAADGAAVDAMRAVFDTVDIRGTVVIGEGEMDEAPMLYIGEQVGSGQGPEVDVAVDPLEGTNLVAKGLPGAIAVLAVAPRGCLLHAPDMYMEKIAVGPAAAGAIDIERPIEENLEAVARALGKRVQDVTVILLDRPRHADLVARIRRAGARIRMISDGDVSAAIATALEGTGIDLMVGIGGAPEGVLAAAALYCLGGELQGRLWPEDEEDRERMRAMGIDEARVLRIEDLVRGEDVIFAATGITSGEMLRGVQFTSRGVYTHSVAMRYRTGTVRFVEAWHRLERKPVIGPMVSGSGADT; from the coding sequence ATGGAACGCGAACTAACGCTCGAGCTGGTGCGGGTGACGGAGGCCGCGGCGCTGGCCGCCGCCCGCTGGATGGGCCGCGGTGACAAGGAGGCCGCCGACGGCGCCGCCGTCGACGCCATGCGGGCCGTGTTCGACACCGTGGACATCCGCGGGACGGTGGTCATCGGCGAGGGGGAGATGGACGAGGCACCGATGCTGTACATCGGCGAGCAGGTGGGGAGCGGCCAGGGCCCGGAGGTCGACGTGGCCGTCGACCCCCTGGAAGGCACCAACCTGGTGGCCAAGGGGCTGCCCGGGGCCATCGCGGTCCTGGCCGTGGCGCCGCGGGGCTGCCTGCTCCACGCCCCCGACATGTACATGGAGAAGATCGCCGTCGGCCCGGCGGCGGCCGGCGCCATCGACATCGAGCGGCCCATCGAGGAGAATCTGGAGGCCGTGGCCCGGGCCCTGGGCAAGCGGGTGCAGGACGTGACGGTGATCCTGCTCGACCGGCCGCGCCACGCCGACCTGGTGGCCCGCATCCGGCGGGCGGGCGCCCGCATCCGCATGATCTCCGACGGCGACGTGTCGGCCGCCATCGCCACCGCCCTGGAGGGAACCGGCATCGACCTCATGGTCGGCATCGGCGGCGCCCCCGAGGGGGTGCTGGCGGCGGCCGCCCTGTACTGCCTCGGCGGCGAGCTGCAGGGGCGCCTCTGGCCCGAAGACGAGGAGGACCGCGAGCGCATGCGGGCCATGGGGATCGACGAGGCCCGAGTGCTGCGCATCGAGGACCTGGTCCGAGGCGAAGACGTGATCTTCGCCGCCACGGGCATCACCAGCGGCGAGATGCTGCGGGGGGTCCAGTTCACCAGCCGCGGCGTGTACACCCACTCGGTGGCCATGCGTTACCGGACCGGGACGGTGCGCTTCGTCGAGGCGTGGCACCGGCTCGAGCGCAAGCCCGTCATCGGGCCCATGGTGAGCGGGAGCGGGGCGGACACCTGA
- a CDS encoding GAF domain-containing protein, with product MANVERDEPAAAGRDERVAEEAALEARRARTLAWLREQADRGRGFRDLAQALCTHLYREYPHYSWVGVYMIEDDRLRLWAWDGPQPTQHVEIPLNAGLCGWAASTGQLANVPDVRQDPRYLQCFLSCQSEIVVPIARDGKVYGEIDIDSDRLAAFGVGDERFLQEVCAILAERAAADAEVEAGRTET from the coding sequence ATGGCAAATGTTGAACGGGACGAACCGGCTGCTGCGGGCCGGGACGAACGGGTGGCTGAGGAGGCGGCCCTTGAGGCCCGGCGGGCCCGTACGTTGGCCTGGCTGCGGGAGCAGGCAGACCGAGGGCGTGGCTTCCGGGACCTGGCGCAGGCCCTGTGCACCCACCTGTACCGGGAGTACCCTCACTACTCGTGGGTGGGCGTCTACATGATCGAGGACGACCGGCTGAGGCTCTGGGCCTGGGACGGTCCCCAGCCCACCCAGCACGTGGAGATCCCCCTGAACGCGGGTCTCTGCGGCTGGGCCGCCTCGACGGGCCAGCTGGCCAACGTGCCCGACGTGCGCCAGGACCCGCGGTACCTGCAGTGCTTTCTGTCCTGCCAGTCGGAGATCGTCGTGCCCATCGCCCGGGACGGGAAGGTCTACGGGGAGATCGACATCGACAGCGACCGGCTGGCCGCCTTCGGCGTGGGCGACGAGCGCTTCCTGCAGGAGGTCTGTGCGATCCTGGCGGAACGGGCGGCTGCGGACGCGGAGGTGGAGGCCGGGAGGACAGAAACGTAA
- a CDS encoding response regulator transcription factor, whose protein sequence is MRILIADDHPMTRAALRRLLGRLPGWTVVGEAADGYEAIRAVNLLQPDLVLMDLAMPRCDGLLATRWIRRRHPEVRVIILTVHRRPEEFWEAIRSGAQGYLVKGLAPEALLASLQELATDRVPISAQTAHTLLHAVGRDDRPLEASSTTQQNAALRRNATVAMAAEPADPNRGSPATDVTVHAATPSRHGGSWARGALTGREWQVAALVARGLTNREIAQQLVLSEHTVHNHVKRILAKTGARNRADLTRRLAEHLVIRTATEPGPRIAWSERPDAPGWDTHPEPRRTVRFR, encoded by the coding sequence GTGCGAATTTTGATCGCTGACGACCACCCCATGACCCGGGCTGCGTTGCGCCGCCTCTTGGGACGCCTGCCAGGCTGGACCGTAGTCGGTGAGGCAGCCGACGGCTATGAAGCGATCCGCGCGGTCAACCTGCTACAACCCGACCTGGTGCTGATGGACCTCGCCATGCCCCGGTGTGACGGCCTCCTGGCCACCCGGTGGATCCGCCGCCGTCATCCGGAGGTGCGGGTTATCATCCTCACCGTGCACCGCCGCCCGGAGGAGTTCTGGGAGGCCATCCGCAGCGGAGCCCAGGGGTATCTGGTCAAGGGCCTGGCCCCCGAGGCGCTGCTTGCGTCTCTCCAAGAACTGGCCACCGATCGGGTTCCGATCTCCGCCCAAACCGCCCACACCCTTCTGCACGCCGTGGGGCGTGACGATCGCCCGCTCGAGGCCTCGTCCACGACACAGCAGAACGCCGCCCTACGGCGGAACGCTACCGTCGCCATGGCCGCCGAGCCTGCCGATCCAAACCGGGGTTCTCCGGCAACCGATGTGACGGTGCATGCCGCAACCCCGTCCCGGCACGGTGGATCTTGGGCGAGGGGCGCCCTGACGGGCCGGGAGTGGCAGGTCGCGGCCCTCGTCGCGCGTGGTCTCACCAACCGCGAGATCGCTCAGCAGTTGGTGCTCTCAGAACACACGGTCCACAACCACGTCAAACGTATCCTGGCCAAGACCGGTGCTCGGAACCGCGCCGACCTGACACGCCGCCTCGCCGAGCATCTGGTCATCCGCACCGCAACAGAGCCGGGACCCCGAATTGCATGGAGCGAACGACCAGATGCGCCGGGATGGGATACCCACCCCGAACCCCGGCGGACCGTCCGTTTCCGGTGA
- a CDS encoding sensor histidine kinase — protein MGWMNPRHWRWILAGVPAVATALFETVRHSWFEPVPHAHAGNLLGALATGLAASVCSWAVAAKADALYHRLRQVEAEAARRHERDRLVAALHDDVAQRLFWIGVELDELVRALGSVPLREESGRSQMEPVRPTSSGGPMVSGASKGFNGRAKDIVPDLEALRRRLGAVRSEVDAAYGAVRHALHGLHEGTAATGVPSFWDALRRIANELDLDVQVAGQNGRGDGLPTPPPHAASDALAIVAEALRNVAKHADTRQARVEASLRRPGPGSRERFWCLTIADSGRGFDPGRDTGGLGLSLMQERAERVGGHLEVRSRPGRGTQIELRIPANPYRGGLYGANFDR, from the coding sequence ATGGGTTGGATGAACCCGCGGCACTGGCGCTGGATCCTGGCGGGGGTACCGGCCGTGGCCACGGCCTTGTTCGAGACCGTGCGACACAGCTGGTTCGAGCCCGTGCCGCACGCCCACGCGGGGAACCTCCTGGGAGCCTTGGCGACCGGCTTGGCCGCGAGTGTGTGCAGTTGGGCCGTGGCCGCCAAGGCTGACGCCCTATACCATCGGTTACGGCAGGTCGAAGCAGAGGCCGCGCGGCGCCATGAGCGCGATCGCCTGGTGGCCGCCCTTCACGACGACGTGGCCCAGCGCCTGTTCTGGATCGGTGTCGAGCTGGACGAACTCGTCCGCGCCCTCGGATCGGTGCCTCTACGGGAGGAATCGGGTCGCAGCCAGATGGAACCGGTCCGCCCCACCTCCTCCGGCGGCCCGATGGTCTCCGGGGCATCGAAAGGCTTCAATGGAAGGGCGAAGGACATCGTACCCGATCTCGAGGCACTGCGCCGGCGCCTGGGGGCCGTCCGGTCTGAGGTCGATGCGGCGTATGGCGCCGTGCGCCATGCACTGCACGGGTTGCACGAAGGCACCGCCGCAACGGGCGTCCCCTCATTTTGGGACGCCTTACGCCGCATTGCGAACGAACTCGATCTCGACGTGCAGGTGGCGGGGCAAAATGGGCGCGGTGACGGCTTGCCCACACCGCCACCCCACGCCGCCAGCGACGCGCTGGCCATCGTCGCCGAGGCACTGCGCAACGTGGCCAAACACGCGGACACGCGGCAGGCTCGGGTCGAGGCCAGTCTTCGCCGCCCTGGTCCCGGTTCCCGGGAGCGGTTCTGGTGCTTGACAATCGCCGACTCAGGGCGCGGGTTCGACCCGGGACGGGACACCGGCGGGCTAGGCCTATCCTTGATGCAGGAGCGGGCGGAGCGTGTAGGAGGCCACCTTGAAGTGCGTTCGCGTCCCGGTCGCGGAACGCAGATCGAACTGCGGATCCCTGCCAACCCGTACCGGGGAGGGCTGTACGGTGCGAATTTTGATCGCTGA
- a CDS encoding DUF4198 domain-containing protein, protein MEKEVGAMGRHPGPRRPAGGARSTRIWLPSRPQLLMTIAAATLVLTTAVPATAHDRWVQPYSPVVTSGQVAYFDIMLGNHSNEHRSYRLAGKPGREGLDVLVIGPDGQRTSLNDTLFDTGEADDTPPAGPKGYLCGSFVPQSEGTYIVAATADAVLQHGDEPPFRSLSLAKTVVMAASSLPATASNVEGYDRPVADDRLEIVPKVNPAALFPGEEVRLQILLKGEPLSGQKVAVIRRSTSEFKEYETDSQGMIRFPAGEPDYYLVRLEYDSPQEKQTGQYEKTTYEATFTYAVQRPAAGKVGGQRAADRVPGWAWLVAGGLLGVAGSAIGGRWRR, encoded by the coding sequence ATGGAGAAGGAGGTTGGCGCCATGGGTCGCCACCCGGGGCCACGTCGGCCGGCTGGCGGTGCCCGCAGCACTCGCATCTGGCTGCCCTCGCGACCGCAGCTCCTGATGACCATAGCCGCTGCCACGCTTGTCTTGACCACGGCAGTTCCAGCCACGGCCCACGACCGCTGGGTCCAACCCTATTCCCCAGTGGTGACCAGTGGCCAGGTGGCCTATTTCGACATCATGCTCGGCAACCACAGCAACGAGCATCGGAGCTACCGGCTGGCCGGAAAACCAGGGCGCGAAGGGCTTGACGTCTTGGTGATCGGTCCCGATGGCCAGCGGACATCCTTGAACGACACGCTGTTCGACACGGGCGAGGCCGATGATACGCCCCCTGCCGGTCCCAAGGGCTACCTCTGCGGCTCGTTCGTCCCCCAATCGGAGGGGACTTACATTGTTGCCGCAACAGCCGACGCAGTGTTGCAACACGGTGATGAACCGCCGTTCCGCAGCCTGTCCCTAGCCAAGACCGTGGTCATGGCGGCCAGTTCCTTGCCGGCAACCGCTTCGAACGTGGAGGGCTACGATCGGCCGGTGGCGGACGACCGGCTGGAGATCGTCCCCAAGGTGAATCCGGCGGCTTTGTTCCCCGGCGAGGAGGTCCGGCTGCAGATCCTGCTCAAAGGCGAGCCCCTGTCGGGCCAGAAGGTCGCCGTAATACGGCGCAGCACCTCGGAGTTCAAGGAATACGAGACCGACAGCCAAGGGATGATCCGCTTCCCCGCCGGTGAACCGGACTACTACCTTGTCCGTCTTGAATACGACAGCCCCCAGGAGAAGCAGACCGGGCAGTACGAGAAGACGACCTACGAAGCAACCTTCACGTATGCGGTGCAGCGCCCGGCGGCGGGTAAGGTTGGCGGCCAGCGTGCAGCGGACAGAGTCCCTGGATGGGCGTGGCTTGTCGCGGGTGGCTTGCTAGGCGTGGCGGGAAGCGCCATCGGCGGCCGGTGGCGCCGCTAG
- a CDS encoding copper resistance CopC family protein, with product MASFPKENERLTEAPETLWVRFTEPIETGVSTLRLLDAAGQEVAGTRQSAEGDRGLRLSVPPLAPGDYTLEWKVLAQDGHVTQGTIRFSVAGAGGPEARQPASPAPAPAPPPEIGAAPRSPRGPGASVVAIGAASLGVLVAGVAVGLARRRR from the coding sequence GTGGCGTCGTTTCCCAAGGAGAACGAGCGGCTGACCGAGGCGCCCGAGACCCTGTGGGTGCGTTTCACCGAACCCATCGAAACCGGTGTGAGCACCCTGCGACTGCTCGATGCGGCTGGTCAGGAGGTGGCCGGCACGCGCCAGTCGGCGGAGGGCGACCGGGGACTGCGACTCAGCGTCCCCCCACTGGCTCCCGGTGACTACACGCTGGAGTGGAAGGTGCTGGCTCAGGACGGGCACGTCACCCAAGGGACCATTCGGTTTTCCGTGGCGGGCGCCGGCGGACCGGAGGCTCGGCAGCCGGCGTCTCCAGCCCCAGCTCCTGCCCCGCCCCCCGAGATCGGAGCGGCCCCCCGTTCGCCACGCGGGCCTGGTGCGTCGGTGGTGGCGATCGGCGCGGCGTCCCTCGGTGTCTTGGTGGCGGGGGTCGCCGTTGGCTTGGCGCGGCGTCGCCGCTGA
- a CDS encoding type 1 glutamine amidotransferase domain-containing protein: MAKRIAILVDDMYEDLELWYPYYRLLEAGHQVDLIGSERERAYTSKHHYPAKAVKSIAEVRPEDYDGVVIPGGYAPDKMRRDERMVRFVREIHDQGKLVAAICHAGWMLVSADVLRGRRATSVRAIRDDMRNAGCEWVDEPVVVDGNLVTSRTPDDLPAYMKAILAKLGEG, encoded by the coding sequence GTGGCCAAGCGCATCGCCATCCTGGTCGACGACATGTACGAGGACCTTGAGCTCTGGTACCCCTACTATCGCCTGCTGGAGGCGGGTCATCAGGTCGACCTGATCGGCAGCGAGCGGGAGCGGGCCTACACTAGCAAGCACCACTACCCGGCCAAGGCGGTGAAGTCCATCGCCGAGGTCCGGCCGGAAGACTACGACGGCGTGGTGATCCCCGGCGGCTACGCGCCGGATAAGATGCGCCGGGACGAGCGGATGGTCCGGTTCGTCCGGGAGATTCACGATCAGGGCAAGCTGGTGGCGGCCATCTGCCATGCCGGCTGGATGCTGGTCTCGGCCGACGTGCTGCGCGGCCGGCGGGCCACCAGCGTCCGGGCCATTCGCGACGATATGCGCAACGCCGGCTGCGAGTGGGTGGACGAGCCCGTGGTGGTCGACGGGAACCTGGTGACCTCGCGGACGCCCGACGACCTGCCGGCCTACATGAAGGCGATCCTGGCCAAGCTGGGTGAGGGGTAA
- the modA gene encoding molybdate ABC transporter substrate-binding protein, which yields MPASSREEPAGSHASPQGGPPGPPAGPGDGPAGGTEILVAAAASLQEVMEEAAAAFGWVHPGIRVRFHFGSSGALAAQVEAGAPVDLLVAAGRPPVDRLIRAGLAAPGDVRVLAGNRLVLVAPAGPGPAGPGTPVRSWADLAGDQVRRVALGDPAHVPAGQYGRQVLEHLGLWPAVASRLVLDQDVRQVLHHVAAGAADAGIVYATDAATAPGVRVVAEAPPGSHDPIVYPLVIPRSAPQPQAARVFADFLLGPEVRAILDEHGFAPPP from the coding sequence GTGCCGGCATCCTCCCGGGAGGAACCGGCCGGCTCCCATGCCAGCCCGCAAGGTGGGCCGCCCGGGCCACCCGCCGGCCCGGGGGACGGCCCGGCCGGCGGCACGGAGATCCTGGTGGCGGCGGCGGCCTCGCTCCAGGAGGTCATGGAGGAAGCGGCCGCCGCCTTCGGCTGGGTTCATCCCGGGATCCGGGTGCGATTCCACTTTGGCTCGTCGGGGGCCCTGGCGGCCCAGGTGGAGGCGGGGGCCCCGGTTGACCTCCTGGTGGCGGCGGGGCGCCCGCCGGTGGACCGCCTGATCCGGGCCGGCCTGGCGGCACCCGGCGACGTGCGGGTGCTGGCGGGCAACCGCCTGGTGCTGGTGGCCCCCGCGGGCCCGGGACCGGCCGGGCCCGGGACACCGGTCCGCAGCTGGGCGGACCTGGCGGGGGACCAGGTCCGCCGGGTGGCGCTGGGCGACCCGGCCCACGTGCCGGCGGGGCAGTACGGCCGGCAGGTGCTGGAACACCTGGGGCTCTGGCCGGCGGTGGCCTCCCGGCTGGTCCTGGATCAGGACGTGCGCCAGGTGCTGCACCATGTGGCCGCCGGAGCCGCCGACGCGGGGATCGTCTACGCGACGGACGCCGCCACGGCCCCGGGGGTTCGGGTGGTCGCCGAAGCACCGCCCGGCAGCCACGATCCTATCGTCTACCCCCTGGTCATCCCGCGCAGCGCCCCCCAGCCCCAGGCGGCCCGGGTCTTCGCGGACTTCCTCCTGGGGCCCGAGGTGCGGGCCATCCTGGACGAACACGGCTTTGCGCCGCCACCCTGA